The following coding sequences lie in one Methylosinus sp. PW1 genomic window:
- the shc gene encoding squalene--hopene cyclase, with product MTATALAIEPKRDDALDQSIARASGALRALAKGDGHWCFELEADATIPAEYVLMRHFRDEPIDHALESKIAVYLRRIQGAHGGWPLFHEGAFDMSASVKAYFALKMIGDDMDAPHMKRAREAILGHGGAARTNVFTRALLALYGEIPWRGVPAMPVEIMLLPKWFPFHIDKISYWGRAVLVPLLVLQTLKPQAVNRLGVHIGELFTTPPNEVRKWPTGAHQHPALVAIFGAIDRLLRAADPYFPKGPRQRAIKAAEAFVTQRLNGVDGLGAIFPAMVNSLLMYEVLGVPADDERIRLAREAIERLLVVKEDEAYCQPCVSPVWDTALACHTLLEVGGKAEEARARAGLDWLAPLQVLDVKGDWAVQRPNVRPGGWAFQYANAYYPDVDDTAVVVTAMDRSYAGRSDRPYDERIARAREWVEGLQSKNGGWGAFDADNEYYYLNHIPFADHGALLDPPTSDVSARCVSMLAQLGDTIETSASMKAGVDYLLAEQEPDGSWFGRWGMNYIYGTWSTLCALNAAGLKPEHRAMRRAVDWLVAIQNEDGGWGEDGDSYKLDYRGYEKAPSTPSQTAWGVLALMAAGEVGHPAVARGIAYLQANQDADGLWKEERYTATGFPRVFYLRYHGYAKFFPLWALARYRNLERGNSKIVQTGL from the coding sequence ATGACCGCGACCGCCCTTGCGATCGAGCCGAAGCGCGACGACGCGCTCGACCAGAGCATCGCGCGCGCGTCCGGCGCGCTGCGCGCGCTCGCCAAAGGCGACGGCCATTGGTGCTTCGAGCTCGAGGCCGACGCCACGATTCCGGCCGAATATGTGCTGATGCGCCATTTCCGCGACGAGCCGATCGATCACGCGCTCGAGAGCAAGATCGCCGTCTATCTGCGCCGTATCCAGGGCGCGCATGGCGGCTGGCCTTTGTTCCACGAAGGCGCTTTCGATATGAGCGCCAGCGTGAAGGCCTATTTCGCGCTGAAGATGATCGGCGACGACATGGACGCGCCGCATATGAAACGAGCGCGCGAGGCGATCCTCGGCCATGGCGGCGCAGCGCGCACGAATGTGTTCACGCGCGCGCTGCTGGCGCTCTATGGCGAAATTCCCTGGCGCGGCGTGCCGGCCATGCCGGTGGAGATCATGCTGCTGCCGAAATGGTTTCCCTTCCATATCGACAAGATCTCCTATTGGGGCCGCGCCGTCCTCGTGCCGCTGCTGGTGCTGCAGACGTTGAAGCCGCAGGCCGTCAATCGGCTCGGCGTGCATATAGGCGAGCTGTTCACCACACCGCCGAACGAGGTGAGGAAATGGCCGACCGGCGCGCATCAGCATCCGGCGCTGGTCGCGATCTTCGGCGCGATCGACAGGCTGTTGCGCGCGGCCGATCCATATTTCCCCAAAGGTCCGCGCCAGCGCGCGATAAAGGCGGCGGAGGCTTTCGTCACGCAGCGGCTGAACGGCGTCGACGGGCTCGGCGCCATCTTCCCCGCCATGGTCAACAGCCTGCTGATGTATGAGGTTCTCGGCGTCCCTGCCGACGACGAGCGCATCAGGCTCGCGCGCGAAGCGATCGAGCGTCTGCTCGTCGTCAAGGAGGACGAGGCCTATTGCCAGCCCTGCGTCTCGCCCGTGTGGGACACGGCGCTCGCCTGCCACACGCTGCTCGAGGTCGGCGGCAAGGCGGAGGAGGCGCGCGCCCGCGCCGGCCTCGATTGGCTCGCGCCCTTGCAGGTGCTGGATGTGAAGGGCGATTGGGCCGTGCAACGGCCGAATGTGCGCCCCGGCGGCTGGGCCTTCCAATACGCCAACGCCTATTACCCGGATGTCGACGACACCGCCGTGGTGGTGACGGCTATGGATCGCTCCTACGCCGGCCGCTCCGACCGGCCCTATGACGAGCGCATCGCCCGCGCGCGCGAATGGGTCGAGGGGCTGCAGAGCAAGAATGGCGGCTGGGGCGCCTTTGACGCCGACAATGAATATTATTATCTCAACCACATTCCCTTCGCCGATCATGGCGCGCTGCTCGATCCGCCGACCTCGGACGTCTCGGCCCGCTGCGTCTCCATGCTGGCGCAGCTCGGCGACACGATCGAGACCAGCGCCAGCATGAAAGCCGGCGTCGATTACCTGCTCGCCGAGCAGGAGCCGGACGGCAGCTGGTTCGGCCGCTGGGGAATGAACTATATATACGGGACCTGGTCGACGCTCTGCGCGCTCAACGCCGCCGGGCTGAAGCCGGAACATCGCGCCATGCGCCGCGCCGTCGATTGGCTCGTCGCGATCCAGAACGAGGACGGCGGCTGGGGCGAGGATGGAGACAGCTATAAGCTCGACTATCGCGGCTATGAGAAGGCGCCGAGCACTCCCTCGCAAACGGCCTGGGGCGTGCTGGCGCTGATGGCGGCGGGCGAGGTCGGCCATCCGGCGGTCGCCCGCGGCATAGCCTATCTGCAGGCCAATCAGGATGCGGATGGGCTGTGGAAGGAAGAGCGCTACACCGCCACGGGCTTCCCGCGCGTCTTCTATCTGCGCTATCACGGCTACGCAAAATTCTTCCCGCTGTGGGCGCTCGCGCGCTATCGTAACCTCGAGAGGGGCAACAGCAAAATTGTCCAGACCGGACTCTAA
- a CDS encoding helix-turn-helix domain-containing protein has protein sequence MNGLEAIDESAAGARAENALKAQLIGKIGRLMKERGLKQVEAAGLLGVKQPDVSKMLRGDFRQFSVERLLRFLVALGQDVEIVVKPPNGAEAPALRVARL, from the coding sequence ATGAACGGTCTCGAGGCGATAGATGAATCCGCCGCCGGCGCGCGCGCGGAAAACGCGCTCAAAGCGCAGCTCATCGGCAAGATCGGCCGGCTGATGAAGGAGCGCGGGCTGAAGCAGGTGGAGGCCGCCGGCCTGCTCGGCGTCAAGCAGCCGGACGTCTCCAAAATGCTGCGCGGCGATTTCCGCCAGTTCTCGGTGGAGCGGCTGCTGCGTTTTCTGGTGGCGCTGGGGCAGGACGTGGAGATCGTCGTCAAGCCGCCGAACGGGGCAGAGGCTCCGGCGCTGCGCGTCGCGCGTCTGTGA
- a CDS encoding Rieske (2Fe-2S) protein gives MDDLFVICRTGHIEDGQAHGFVLMRAYDNGDTNPWPIIITRKGNNFYGFENSCPHEQMRLDTSPGNFLDESGNFLECGQHRSQFDLDTGHCFIGPCQGGKLTPLSLVIDDGDVCITGVLLADE, from the coding sequence ATGGACGATCTGTTTGTGATTTGTCGCACAGGCCACATAGAGGACGGCCAAGCCCATGGCTTCGTCCTGATGCGCGCCTACGACAACGGCGACACCAATCCGTGGCCGATCATCATCACGCGCAAAGGCAACAACTTCTACGGTTTCGAGAATTCCTGCCCGCATGAGCAGATGCGTCTCGACACTTCACCCGGCAATTTCCTCGACGAGTCGGGCAATTTCCTCGAATGCGGGCAGCATCGCTCCCAATTCGACCTCGACACCGGCCATTGCTTCATCGGCCCGTGTCAGGGCGGGAAGCTGACGCCGCTTTCGCTCGTGATCGACGACGGCGACGTCTGCATCACCGGCGTGCTGCTGGCCGACGAATGA
- a CDS encoding TetM/TetW/TetO/TetS family tetracycline resistance ribosomal protection protein yields the protein MNNSPLLVSVTIEPEHARDWEELVEALARLSAGAPGLRVSDLDVIGGTQALLEAASEEGLRNIVARFQELSPVEAIIGPPRVAYRERLSRRQEIDFTHKRPGQYARVKLVFDTDGAGGEIFENRAPESAVPAEFVDGVERGVVSVVESGVILGRPVVELKAVLVDGAGHGSDSSVLAFEIAARAATREALAKSSELLEPIMSVETVAPNDIAEAAIEDLRGRRAQALKAEQGDETTRITATAPLAELLGYGDALSALAKGRASHNLRFGHYAPIAPEDDTPFRPAAAARPSATA from the coding sequence ATGAATAATTCGCCGCTGCTCGTCTCGGTGACGATAGAGCCCGAGCACGCACGCGATTGGGAGGAGCTCGTCGAGGCGCTCGCGCGGCTGTCCGCCGGCGCGCCCGGACTGCGCGTCTCCGATCTCGATGTGATCGGCGGAACGCAGGCGCTGCTCGAGGCGGCGAGCGAGGAGGGGCTGCGAAACATTGTCGCTCGCTTCCAGGAGCTGTCGCCCGTCGAGGCGATCATCGGCCCGCCGCGCGTCGCCTATCGCGAGCGCCTGTCGCGGCGCCAGGAAATCGATTTCACCCATAAGCGGCCCGGCCAATACGCCCGCGTGAAGCTCGTCTTCGACACGGATGGCGCGGGCGGCGAGATTTTCGAGAATCGTGCGCCGGAGAGCGCCGTTCCGGCGGAATTCGTCGATGGCGTGGAGCGCGGCGTCGTCTCTGTGGTGGAGAGCGGCGTCATTCTCGGCCGGCCGGTGGTGGAGTTGAAAGCCGTCCTGGTGGACGGCGCCGGCCATGGCTCGGATTCGTCGGTTCTGGCCTTCGAGATCGCCGCGCGCGCCGCGACGCGGGAGGCGCTGGCCAAGAGCAGCGAATTGCTCGAGCCGATCATGAGCGTCGAGACAGTCGCGCCCAATGACATTGCGGAAGCGGCGATCGAGGATTTGCGCGGCCGGCGCGCGCAGGCGCTGAAGGCGGAGCAGGGCGACGAGACCACCCGGATCACGGCGACCGCGCCGCTCGCGGAACTGCTGGGCTATGGCGATGCGCTGAGCGCGCTGGCCAAAGGGCGCGCGAGCCATAATCTGCGCTTCGGACATTATGCGCCGATCGCGCCCGAGGACGATACGCCCTTCCGCCCCGCGGCGGCCGCACGGCCCAGCGCCACGGCCTGA
- the rpsD gene encoding 30S ribosomal protein S4, with translation MTKRAEAKYKIDRRLGQNIWGRPKSPVNRREYGPGQHGQRRKGKPSDFGTQLKAKQKLKGYYGNISEKQFRKYYAEAIRLKGDSGDNLIGLLERRLDAVVYRAKFVPTVFASRQFINHGHIKVNGRRVNIPSYLVKPGDVVEVKESSRQLVIVLEAVGLAERDVPEYYEVDHQKLTAKLTRIPLPSEVPYPVQMEPNLVIEFYSR, from the coding sequence GTGACGAAACGCGCCGAAGCCAAATATAAAATCGATCGCCGTCTCGGACAGAACATCTGGGGCCGCCCGAAGAGCCCGGTGAACCGTCGCGAATACGGCCCCGGCCAGCACGGCCAGCGCCGCAAGGGCAAGCCTTCCGACTTCGGCACGCAGCTCAAGGCCAAGCAGAAGCTCAAGGGCTATTACGGCAATATCTCCGAGAAGCAGTTCCGCAAATATTATGCGGAGGCCATCCGGCTGAAGGGCGACTCGGGAGACAATCTGATCGGCCTGCTCGAGCGCCGTCTCGACGCCGTGGTCTATCGCGCCAAATTCGTGCCGACCGTCTTCGCCTCGCGGCAGTTCATCAACCATGGCCACATCAAGGTGAATGGCCGCCGGGTGAACATTCCGTCCTATCTGGTGAAGCCGGGCGACGTCGTCGAGGTGAAGGAGAGCTCACGCCAGCTCGTCATCGTCCTCGAGGCCGTCGGCCTCGCCGAGCGCGACGTGCCGGAGTATTACGAGGTCGACCATCAGAAGCTGACGGCCAAGCTCACGCGCATCCCGCTGCCCTCCGAAGTGCCCTATCCGGTGCAGATGGAGCCGAATCTGGTCATCGAGTTCTACTCGCGCTGA
- a CDS encoding MarR family winged helix-turn-helix transcriptional regulator has product MPSPPPTTFCFLLHDAARLMRKRFEQNARELGLTRAQTQALAYLSRNEGVSQCVLAEMLDLEPITLGRTVDRLQAMGLVERRPHETDRRVWLLFLTDAAWPLVEAIAPISEATRKEALAGVSDEDRATLMRVLERARGNLIEKMSCATKKPKSRNAVG; this is encoded by the coding sequence ATGCCTTCGCCGCCGCCAACGACCTTTTGCTTTCTGCTGCATGACGCGGCGCGGCTGATGCGCAAGCGGTTCGAGCAGAATGCCCGCGAATTGGGCCTGACCCGCGCGCAGACCCAGGCCCTGGCCTATCTGTCGCGCAATGAGGGCGTCAGCCAGTGCGTGCTCGCCGAAATGCTCGATCTCGAGCCCATCACCCTCGGCCGCACGGTCGATCGGCTGCAGGCGATGGGTCTGGTGGAGCGCCGGCCGCACGAGACCGACCGGCGCGTCTGGCTGCTGTTCCTAACCGATGCGGCCTGGCCGCTGGTCGAGGCCATAGCGCCCATCTCCGAGGCGACCCGCAAGGAGGCGCTGGCCGGCGTCAGCGACGAGGACCGCGCGACATTGATGCGCGTGCTGGAGAGGGCGCGCGGCAATCTGATCGAGAAAATGAGCTGCGCGACGAAAAAGCCGAAGTCGCGGAACGCAGTCGGCTGA
- a CDS encoding efflux RND transporter permease subunit: MELVKYALKFRLTFYVLAILTMFVGGAAIVSTPKDVFPNVDIPVVTVIWTYTGLSTAEMESRVTTYAELTTTNNVNGIRNMESQTLQGVAVMKIYFQPDVNIELALAQVVSAMNSIRALMPPGINPPTVVRYSASQVPVIQLALSSQSMNEQQLYDLGLYRVRQALTTTPGATLPTPWGGKQRQIMVDLDMATLQARGLTPLDVVNAVTAGNLVVPSGLAKFGDLQYVMRLNSTPDALTTLNNIPIRVADGAPLLIRDVAQVRDGSPPQQNIVRVDGSRAVLLTILKNGNASTLNVVENVKAGIAKLREAIPKDTNIAELFDQSVFVSNAISDVLHEGVIAAGLTALMILLFLGSWRSTLIVVISIPLSILASLAALSALGHTINIMTLGGMALAVGILVDDATVAIENTYRLFEEGKDFRYAVAEGAAGIAKPALISTLAICAAFVSVLFLTDAARFLFVPQALAVVFAMLASYFLSRTLVPILMDQLLIHEHHAESERESDARRTGFAAILTRIQLGFEHGFEKLRGQYALLLVAVLRHKGRTLAFVAGVFAFGAFLFVSVGEDYYPQIDAGQMTLHVRGRSGLRIEETERLFQKVEDVVRETIPPHDLALILDNIGLPQITYNYAFSDGTTVGYNDGQIMISLAHGHAPTADYMRKLRQVLPQRFPDSIFYFQPADIITQILNFGLPAPIALRIVGRDAPGNKIIVRKLLDRVRQVRGVVDAHIHQILDAPEFFVDIDRWKGQQLGVSVQQIANNVNISLSSSFQVTPNFWADPVTGIPYQVAVQTPEYRIASLNAFANTPISDLTGAGSAQVDLLTNVAQWKRGVEQSVATHSNTQPTYDVYANIQDRDLGGVEKDLRKAIAEIEPELKPGNYIVVRGQIDSKNQAFARIGLGLVASMVFVYLLMVVNFQSWGDPFVVILALPIAFCGIVFALFVTGTTFSIPSLMGAIMSVGVASANSILLVTFAREHREATGVSAEEAAIEAGLTRIRPVIMTATAMFVGLLPMSLALGEGAEQNAALARAVMGGIAFGTCSTLLFVPFLYSLLRRGEVQPPRDYL; the protein is encoded by the coding sequence ATGGAACTCGTCAAATATGCGCTCAAGTTTCGGCTGACGTTCTACGTCCTGGCCATTTTGACGATGTTCGTCGGCGGCGCGGCGATCGTGTCGACGCCCAAGGACGTGTTTCCGAACGTCGATATTCCGGTCGTCACCGTCATCTGGACCTATACGGGCCTCTCCACCGCCGAGATGGAGAGCCGCGTCACCACCTACGCCGAGCTCACCACGACGAACAACGTCAATGGCATCCGCAATATGGAGAGCCAGACGCTGCAGGGCGTCGCGGTGATGAAGATCTATTTCCAGCCGGATGTGAACATAGAGCTCGCCCTCGCTCAGGTCGTGTCGGCGATGAACTCCATCCGCGCGCTGATGCCGCCCGGCATCAATCCGCCGACGGTCGTGCGCTACTCGGCCTCGCAGGTTCCGGTCATTCAGCTCGCTCTGTCGAGCCAGAGCATGAACGAGCAGCAGCTCTACGATCTGGGCCTCTATCGCGTGCGTCAGGCGCTGACCACGACGCCCGGCGCGACGCTGCCGACGCCCTGGGGCGGCAAGCAGCGCCAGATCATGGTCGATCTCGACATGGCGACGCTGCAGGCGCGCGGCCTCACGCCGCTCGATGTCGTCAACGCCGTCACCGCCGGCAATCTGGTCGTCCCTTCGGGCCTCGCGAAATTCGGCGATCTGCAATATGTCATGCGTCTCAACTCGACGCCCGACGCGCTGACGACGCTCAATAATATTCCGATCCGCGTCGCCGACGGCGCGCCGCTCTTGATCCGCGACGTGGCGCAGGTGCGCGACGGCAGCCCGCCGCAGCAGAATATCGTGCGCGTCGACGGCTCGCGCGCCGTGCTGCTGACCATATTGAAGAATGGCAACGCCTCGACGCTCAATGTCGTCGAGAATGTGAAGGCCGGCATCGCCAAGCTGCGCGAGGCGATCCCCAAGGACACGAATATCGCCGAATTGTTCGACCAATCGGTTTTCGTCTCCAATGCGATATCGGACGTGCTGCACGAGGGCGTCATCGCCGCGGGCCTCACCGCGCTGATGATCCTGCTGTTCCTCGGCTCCTGGCGCTCGACGCTGATCGTCGTCATCTCCATTCCGCTGTCGATCCTCGCCTCGCTCGCCGCGCTCAGCGCGCTCGGCCATACGATCAACATCATGACGCTCGGCGGCATGGCGCTCGCGGTCGGCATATTGGTGGACGACGCCACTGTCGCCATCGAGAACACCTATCGCCTGTTCGAGGAGGGCAAGGATTTCCGCTATGCGGTGGCGGAGGGCGCCGCCGGCATCGCCAAGCCGGCGCTGATCTCGACGCTGGCCATTTGCGCGGCCTTCGTCTCCGTGCTCTTCCTCACCGACGCCGCGCGCTTTCTCTTCGTGCCGCAGGCGCTGGCCGTCGTCTTCGCCATGCTGGCCTCCTATTTTCTGTCGCGAACGCTGGTTCCCATATTGATGGACCAGCTGCTCATCCATGAGCATCACGCGGAGAGCGAGCGCGAGAGCGACGCGCGCCGCACCGGCTTCGCCGCCATTCTGACGCGCATTCAGCTCGGCTTCGAGCATGGGTTCGAGAAGCTGCGCGGCCAATATGCGCTGCTGCTGGTCGCTGTGCTGCGCCACAAGGGCCGCACGCTCGCCTTCGTCGCCGGCGTCTTCGCCTTCGGCGCCTTTCTGTTCGTCTCGGTCGGCGAGGATTATTATCCGCAGATCGACGCCGGCCAGATGACCTTGCATGTCCGCGGCCGCTCCGGCCTGCGCATAGAGGAGACGGAGCGCCTGTTCCAAAAGGTGGAGGACGTCGTTCGCGAGACGATCCCGCCGCATGATCTCGCTCTGATCCTCGACAATATCGGCCTGCCGCAGATCACCTATAATTACGCTTTCTCCGACGGCACCACGGTCGGCTATAATGACGGGCAGATCATGATCTCGCTCGCGCATGGCCATGCGCCGACGGCGGACTACATGCGCAAGCTGCGCCAGGTCCTGCCGCAGCGCTTTCCGGATTCGATCTTCTATTTCCAGCCGGCCGACATCATCACGCAGATCTTGAACTTCGGCCTTCCCGCGCCGATCGCGCTGCGCATCGTCGGGCGCGACGCGCCGGGCAATAAGATCATCGTGCGCAAGCTGCTGGATCGCGTGAGGCAAGTGCGCGGCGTCGTCGACGCGCATATTCACCAGATTCTCGACGCGCCGGAATTCTTCGTCGACATAGATCGCTGGAAGGGCCAGCAGCTCGGCGTCAGCGTCCAGCAGATCGCCAATAATGTGAATATCTCGCTCTCCTCCTCCTTCCAGGTGACGCCCAATTTCTGGGCCGATCCGGTGACGGGCATTCCCTATCAGGTCGCGGTGCAGACGCCGGAATATCGCATCGCCTCGCTTAACGCCTTCGCCAACACGCCGATCTCCGATCTGACCGGCGCCGGCTCGGCGCAGGTCGATCTGCTGACCAATGTCGCGCAATGGAAGCGCGGCGTGGAGCAGAGCGTCGCCACCCACTCCAACACGCAGCCGACCTATGACGTCTACGCCAATATTCAGGACCGCGATCTCGGCGGCGTCGAGAAGGATTTGCGCAAGGCGATCGCGGAGATCGAGCCGGAGCTCAAGCCCGGCAACTACATCGTCGTCCGCGGTCAGATCGATAGCAAGAATCAGGCTTTCGCGCGCATCGGCCTCGGCCTCGTCGCCTCGATGGTCTTCGTCTATCTGCTGATGGTGGTGAACTTCCAGAGCTGGGGCGATCCTTTCGTCGTCATTCTCGCTCTGCCTATCGCCTTCTGCGGCATCGTCTTCGCGCTCTTCGTCACCGGCACGACCTTCTCCATTCCGTCACTGATGGGCGCCATCATGTCGGTCGGCGTCGCTTCGGCCAATTCCATCCTGCTCGTCACTTTCGCGCGCGAGCATAGAGAGGCGACCGGCGTCTCCGCGGAGGAGGCGGCGATCGAGGCTGGGCTGACGCGAATTCGCCCCGTCATCATGACGGCGACGGCGATGTTCGTCGGCCTTCTTCCCATGTCGCTCGCGCTCGGCGAAGGCGCCGAGCAGAACGCCGCGCTCGCCCGCGCGGTGATGGGCGGCATTGCGTTCGGCACATGCTCGACTCTGCTTTTCGTGCCTTTCCTCTATTCGCTGCTGCGACGTGGAGAGGTGCAGCCTCCGAGGGACTATCTATGA
- a CDS encoding efflux RND transporter periplasmic adaptor subunit, giving the protein MTEMSQPQGRGFASTDVGVHEAPPPRLRKLPFLLLLALLALVLLIGLRRHAAQEHDAQAFQQEQANATLSLRAAKVTKIAGPVHIELPGQTLAWEQARVFARATGYIAERRVDIGSKVKQGDLLLRISAPDLDQQYAQAVAQLALNKAQLLQSKAQVEQGKASLNLAKLTYGRSSQLVKNNYESKQNNDANAANVETQAANLQSAEAGVEVAQANIAAAQANVDRLKQLVGFKDVTAPFRGVVTARNIEVGDLVSADANSGTPLFSLARDDILRVQVSVPQSEAAGLVDGLESKVEAPEMPGKSFKGRIARNANSLAAGSRTLLTEVDVPNPTGELRPGMFVRVVLDIPRPRPLVNVSAQSILFGAEGPRVAVIGKDDVVRLAKINITRDFGANVDVDQGLTGDETVAIDPPADIRDGRKVTIRK; this is encoded by the coding sequence ATGACCGAGATGTCGCAGCCGCAGGGACGCGGATTCGCTTCGACCGACGTCGGCGTGCATGAGGCGCCGCCGCCACGCCTGCGCAAGCTCCCCTTCCTTCTTCTTCTCGCGCTTCTCGCGCTCGTGCTGCTCATCGGCCTGCGCCGCCATGCGGCGCAAGAGCATGACGCGCAGGCGTTTCAGCAGGAGCAGGCCAATGCGACGCTCAGCCTGCGCGCCGCGAAGGTGACGAAAATCGCCGGCCCCGTGCATATAGAGCTGCCGGGCCAGACTCTCGCCTGGGAGCAGGCGAGAGTCTTCGCGCGCGCGACGGGCTATATCGCCGAGCGGCGCGTCGATATCGGCAGCAAGGTCAAGCAGGGCGATCTCCTCTTGCGCATCTCCGCGCCCGATCTCGATCAGCAATATGCGCAGGCGGTGGCGCAGCTCGCGCTCAACAAGGCGCAGCTCCTGCAATCCAAGGCGCAGGTCGAGCAGGGCAAGGCCAGTCTCAACCTCGCCAAGCTCACCTACGGCCGCAGCTCGCAGCTCGTGAAAAACAATTACGAGAGCAAGCAGAACAACGATGCCAACGCCGCCAATGTCGAGACGCAGGCCGCCAATCTGCAATCGGCCGAGGCGGGCGTCGAGGTCGCGCAGGCCAATATCGCCGCGGCGCAGGCAAATGTGGATCGGCTGAAGCAGCTCGTCGGCTTCAAGGACGTCACCGCGCCCTTCCGCGGCGTGGTGACCGCGCGCAACATAGAGGTGGGCGATCTCGTCAGCGCCGACGCCAATAGCGGCACGCCGCTCTTCTCCCTGGCGCGCGACGATATTCTGCGCGTGCAAGTGTCGGTGCCGCAATCGGAGGCGGCGGGCCTCGTCGATGGTCTCGAGTCCAAGGTCGAGGCGCCGGAGATGCCCGGCAAGAGCTTCAAGGGGCGCATCGCGCGCAACGCCAATTCGCTCGCCGCCGGCTCGCGCACCCTGCTCACCGAGGTGGATGTGCCCAATCCGACCGGAGAGCTGCGTCCGGGAATGTTCGTGCGCGTCGTGCTCGACATTCCGCGCCCGCGGCCGCTGGTGAATGTTTCCGCGCAGTCCATCCTCTTCGGCGCGGAGGGGCCGCGCGTCGCGGTGATCGGCAAGGACGATGTCGTGCGTCTCGCGAAGATCAACATCACGCGCGATTTCGGCGCCAATGTCGATGTCGATCAGGGATTGACGGGCGACGAGACCGTGGCGATCGATCCGCCCGCCGATATTCGCGACGGGCGCAAGGTGACAATCCGCAAATGA
- a CDS encoding exodeoxyribonuclease VII small subunit translates to MSDANADIDALPFEKAIQELEEIVGKLEKASVSLDDSVKLYERGEALKKRCDTLLREAEARIEKITLGADGAPKGTAPLDVE, encoded by the coding sequence GTGTCCGACGCCAACGCCGATATAGACGCCCTGCCCTTCGAGAAGGCGATTCAGGAGCTCGAGGAGATCGTCGGCAAGCTCGAAAAGGCGAGCGTCTCGCTCGACGATTCGGTGAAGCTCTATGAGCGCGGCGAGGCGCTGAAGAAACGCTGCGACACGCTGCTGCGCGAGGCCGAGGCCCGCATAGAGAAGATCACGCTCGGCGCCGACGGCGCGCCCAAGGGGACGGCGCCGCTCGACGTCGAGTGA
- a CDS encoding cytochrome P450: MTLLKNIFAALRAYALTLLDAVVALFSLIATTGRALVAGKGTLKERLVGALTRPSSLIEIFAIFRAVLPNFVIGKQLITSYENNGTAFVLRAADVIEVLDREEDFAVVYEPKMRAITGGANFFLGMQNTAQYQHDTSLMKLAMRRDDVEALVTPLARARAEAFASAFPKRIDVPQELTLRVPAAIVSDYFGVSAQAETDAIQWATSLFWWLFVDLKGEPAIETKALMAAADLRAAIDAAIAARKASGEKKDDVLGRALELQKGAPEFDDIAIRDNLIGLVIGAIPTISKASVQALDQLLDRPEALAGAHAAAVAGDEALLGAYLFEALRFNPVNPVIYRRANRSTVIAANTFRARKIPEGAMVLASNLSAMFDPLQIDKPNEFRLDRPWGNYILWGYGMHTCFGAYINRAVIPAILRPVLARPNLRRAAGAAGQIDPSTPFPQHFVVESD, translated from the coding sequence ATGACCTTGTTGAAGAACATCTTCGCCGCGCTGCGCGCCTATGCGCTGACGCTCCTCGACGCGGTCGTCGCCCTTTTCTCGCTGATCGCGACGACGGGGCGCGCGCTCGTCGCCGGCAAGGGAACGCTGAAGGAGCGTTTGGTCGGGGCGCTCACGCGGCCGAGCTCGCTGATCGAAATATTCGCGATCTTCCGCGCCGTGCTGCCCAATTTCGTGATCGGCAAGCAGCTGATCACCAGCTATGAGAACAATGGCACGGCCTTCGTCCTGCGCGCTGCGGATGTGATCGAGGTGCTCGACCGCGAGGAGGATTTCGCCGTCGTCTATGAGCCGAAGATGCGCGCCATCACCGGCGGCGCCAATTTCTTCCTCGGCATGCAGAACACGGCGCAATATCAGCACGACACCTCGCTGATGAAGCTCGCCATGCGGCGCGACGATGTGGAGGCGCTGGTGACGCCGCTCGCCCGCGCCCGCGCCGAGGCCTTTGCGAGCGCCTTCCCCAAGCGCATCGACGTGCCGCAAGAGCTGACGCTGCGCGTTCCGGCCGCGATCGTCTCCGACTATTTCGGCGTCTCCGCCCAGGCCGAGACCGACGCCATCCAATGGGCGACCAGCCTGTTCTGGTGGCTGTTCGTCGATCTCAAAGGCGAGCCGGCGATCGAGACCAAGGCGCTGATGGCCGCGGCCGATCTTCGCGCGGCGATCGACGCCGCCATTGCCGCGCGCAAGGCGAGCGGCGAGAAGAAGGACGATGTTCTCGGCCGCGCGCTGGAGCTGCAGAAGGGCGCGCCGGAATTCGACGACATCGCCATTCGCGACAATCTCATCGGCCTCGTCATCGGCGCTATCCCGACCATTTCCAAAGCCTCGGTGCAGGCGCTGGACCAATTGCTCGACCGGCCGGAGGCGCTCGCCGGCGCCCATGCCGCAGCCGTGGCCGGCGACGAGGCGCTGCTCGGCGCCTATCTCTTCGAGGCGCTGCGCTTCAACCCGGTCAATCCGGTCATCTACCGCCGCGCCAACCGCTCGACGGTGATCGCCGCCAACACTTTCCGCGCCCGCAAGATCCCGGAGGGGGCCATGGTGCTCGCCTCCAATCTCTCGGCCATGTTCGATCCGCTGCAGATCGACAAGCCGAACGAGTTCCGCCTCGATCGTCCCTGGGGCAATTACATCCTCTGGGGCTATGGCATGCACACATGCTTCGGCGCCTATATCAACCGCGCCGTGATCCCGGCCATTCTGCGCCCCGTGCTGGCGCGGCCCAATCTGCGCCGCGCGGCCGGCGCTGCGGGCCAAATCGATCCCTCGACGCCCTTCCCGCAGCATTTCGTGGTAGAGAGCGACTGA